One part of the Luteibacter yeojuensis genome encodes these proteins:
- a CDS encoding AraC family transcriptional regulator: MADPLSEVVTLLQPEAAFSKVVNGAGRWRVRRTELGRPFYCVVLEGSCRLVVEGQEPLVLLAGDFVLIPAAHNFATSSIDPPDDGPDASPIVLPGGEFRLGALDGPPQVRMMVGYCVFGSPDAAILVSLLPQLVHVRGEQRLATLVQLVNEESRGQRPARELILTRLLEVLLIEALRSSADTAESPGLLRGLADARLAVAIRCMHEMPTRPWTVAHLAKEAALSRSAFFERFNRAVGVTPMEYLLTWRMALAKKLLRNPGVAIADVAERVGYSSASTFSVAFSRSVGMPPARYARERG, encoded by the coding sequence ATGGCCGATCCGCTCTCCGAGGTCGTCACGCTGCTTCAGCCCGAAGCCGCTTTTTCCAAGGTGGTCAACGGCGCTGGCCGGTGGCGGGTTCGCCGCACCGAGCTTGGGCGGCCGTTCTACTGCGTGGTCCTTGAAGGATCCTGCCGGCTCGTCGTGGAAGGGCAGGAGCCGTTGGTGCTGCTGGCCGGCGATTTCGTGCTGATCCCCGCCGCGCATAACTTCGCAACCTCGAGCATTGATCCACCGGATGACGGCCCGGATGCGTCACCCATCGTCCTGCCCGGTGGTGAATTCCGCCTCGGCGCGCTGGACGGGCCGCCGCAGGTGCGCATGATGGTCGGCTATTGCGTCTTTGGCTCGCCGGATGCCGCCATACTGGTTTCACTGTTGCCGCAACTGGTCCACGTGCGCGGCGAGCAGCGGCTCGCCACGCTGGTGCAACTGGTGAACGAAGAATCGCGCGGACAGCGGCCCGCCCGCGAACTTATCCTCACGCGCTTGCTCGAGGTGCTGTTGATCGAAGCGCTGCGATCCTCCGCGGACACCGCCGAGTCGCCCGGATTGTTGCGTGGCCTGGCCGATGCGCGCCTCGCCGTCGCGATAAGGTGCATGCATGAGATGCCGACGCGCCCCTGGACGGTAGCGCACCTGGCGAAGGAAGCCGCGCTGTCGCGCTCGGCGTTCTTCGAACGCTTCAACCGCGCCGTGGGAGTAACGCCGATGGAGTACCTGCTGACCTGGCGGATGGCGCTGGCCAAAAAGCTGCTTCGCAACCCGGGCGTCGCCATCGCGGACGTCGCCGAGCGCGTTGGCTACAGCTCAGCGAGTACGTTCAGCGTCGCGTTCAGTCGCAGCGTTGGCATGCCACCCGCACGCTATGCTCGGGAGCGAGGGTGA
- a CDS encoding SDR family oxidoreductase, which yields MKTVLITGCSSGFGLETAKDFLGRGWQVIATMRTPREDVLPSSGRLRVLPLDVTDPRSIRALIDAAGPIDALVNNAGIGLLNALEGTSMDAARDVFETNTLGTIAMTQAVLPQFRERRSGVIVNVTSSVTLKPLHLLSVYTASKAAVNAFTESLALELEPFNVRVRLVLPGRAPETRFGENARSRAQGGFPEAYSGLVQKVFESWSQSAAPVTHTSDVTEAVWRAVNDPSSPVRLPAGADAVALAAADLD from the coding sequence ATGAAAACCGTCTTGATCACCGGTTGTTCGTCCGGCTTTGGCCTCGAGACCGCCAAGGACTTCCTCGGCCGCGGCTGGCAAGTCATCGCCACCATGCGCACGCCGCGCGAAGACGTGCTGCCGAGCTCCGGGCGCTTGCGCGTACTGCCGCTCGACGTGACCGACCCGCGGAGCATTCGCGCGCTCATCGATGCGGCGGGTCCCATCGACGCTCTCGTGAACAATGCCGGCATCGGCTTGCTCAATGCCCTGGAGGGCACCTCGATGGACGCCGCTCGCGACGTGTTCGAAACCAACACCCTGGGCACCATCGCGATGACCCAGGCGGTGTTGCCGCAATTCCGCGAGCGCAGGAGCGGCGTGATCGTCAATGTCACCTCCTCGGTTACGCTGAAGCCGCTCCACCTCCTGTCCGTCTACACCGCCAGCAAGGCGGCCGTGAACGCGTTCACCGAATCGCTGGCGCTCGAGTTGGAACCGTTCAACGTTCGGGTTCGGCTGGTGCTGCCGGGGCGAGCACCGGAAACCCGTTTCGGCGAGAACGCACGGTCCCGCGCGCAAGGTGGCTTCCCCGAGGCATACAGCGGGCTGGTGCAGAAGGTTTTCGAAAGCTGGTCGCAATCGGCCGCTCCGGTGACGCACACCTCCGACGTGACCGAGGCGGTCTGGCGGGCAGTCAACGATCCATCAAGCCCCGTACGCCTGCCGGCGGGCGCCGATGCCGTGGCCTTGGCCGCGGCGGACCTTGACTAA
- a CDS encoding autotransporter-associated beta strand repeat-containing protein, whose product MKPLVVALLLASPWVSGRVYAACTPANPAAGATVTCSGAANPLAPSYSTAANNLTVNVLPGASTGVLLGLGGTAMRLTGNNTTLNNSGTIDPSLLGLLSLLSSGTVVGNSAASTVNIVNASTGVMNGTSGLLGVSINGLTGMALAAQNGTGGTTNIRNDGAIGGAALLGVTLVPSDIPVVAAYGGGQVNFVNTGTINGRIGFEASGTPGAGNTFANAGTINGGVSMGIDSTNTFTAVSGSSVNLAGGIGLSLDVLGLVGVTLGFAPTGVVDGGAGGSNTLVLQNVLPSSGTGSGTGGVVTTLSSGTYINFQHLLVNSGTWNLQGPLVSGDATLNGGLVNFNNGGVFGSGAVSANGGAIGASAAGITLANDFTLGTGGLITTGSGSFVLSGTLSGTGGLTKLGAGTLTLTGPNSYTGVTAIDAGVLALGAGSSIAASSGVALASGGALDLSAAGNQTLGLLSGAAGSVNLGANTLMLNGSGSGTFGGVLSGSGALVMDGTGTQTLTGANLYSGGTTIQSGTLAVGAGGSLASGTPVTVNGGTFDLSAAGDQTIAQLEGTGGQVQLGGGSTLTLAGGSYAGNIAGSGGLVKTGTGTLSLDGNNSYSGPTQVVSGGMLIGSDAAHSSAGVQSDITVASTGSLGGFGHVDGNVDVLAGGHLAPGAPAGVFTVNGNLIMEQGSQLDAQFGAPGPDFNTPGVGHSTQVNGDLTLNGAMVNPVDAGGFGPGLYNLFNYTGSLTQAGGGITAPTGYAIQNLVGTKKINLVNALGIDLNIWNANGLAGPTQMGGGSGVWSQANANWTDATGSLTALRSPADAFVIFGGAAGVVTVDDAGGAQPVTTQGIQFANDGYRLDGDALGLVAPSAGAYSELRVGDGSAASTGWTATIDNVLTGNGIQKTGAGTLVLNGTNTYTGGTQLAEGTLSLSSDANLGDPGNAIDFEGGILQVSGTAYNGTPRAIVFGPAGGGFDIADAANTFTVTQPLAGTGALTKLGDGTLVLTGTNTYSGGTTVNDGTLILGAGGSLAAGSGVTVNGNGVLDVSAAGSQTFGTLDGDGQVQLGGATLAVGAGTYGGTIVGGGGVDKTGSGTLTLNGIDTYSGPTQVLGGTLLVGDATHATASVQSDIIVASTGVLGGFGSVNGNVDVQAGGHLAPGNPTGSFNVNGNLLAEQGSQFDFWFGTPGPDSTTPGQGHNVQVNGDLTLDGATLVPYDAGGFGPGLYNLFNYTGSLTQANGGIIPPSSGYTIQYLTGSKQVNLVASAGMALNFWNANGLASSTQLGGGSGTWAQANANWANADGSATGVRVPANAFAIFAGAPGTVTVDDAGGALPVTTLGIQFASDGYLLDGDTLTLDGSTQHPLSEIRVGDGSAASAGWVATIDSTLSGAGIDKTGLGTLVLNGANTYTQSTQISQGTLSVSSDASLGAPTAGIDIEGGTLQVTGTAFSGTTRAITLGATGGGLDIADAGNTFTLSQALSGSGGVTKLGAGTLVLTGANTYGGGTIVNAGTLAGNSTSLRGAIADNGVLVFDQATDGIFQGNVTGAGQLIKTGQGALTLNDLNAFTGATSVEQGTLQVGDTSTSAATLGGDVAVGSGGTLTGQGTIDGSLINDGVLHPGGTGAVGVLNVNDNYTQGVDGTFAVTLAANGAGSQLMVNGSATLAGSALLFLPSAGWQPGTGYRILTATGGVSGEFGSVASNFAFVTPTLSYDATSVSVLLARNANTFPSVAETANGRAVAEATEALGPGNPLFDLVVVLDRTTAAAAFQQLQADIHASTRTALLDSDRYVREAINAHLAGTSSRAGTHEAADRDGGSVWTSAWGHWGRYDSDGNASELSANGSGIVVGTDTSVGSDARVGGLLGRGQGTARSTTPAVSAHHVDNYAGLYADMRSDAFHLQAAAIYGWQKVRTRRSIAFADFRSTTSARYDANTAQAYVDGSYEIGMGRSTLAPFVNIAYDRLTTDAIKERDSIAAFEVKGQSSSVTVGTLGARGSLQLGDRGDIRATFSLGWQHAWGDVTPVETMRFAAGGPSFNIGGVPVARNAAAVNGGISFAVAPGVAIDATYSGQFAGDVKDQAARVALAWAF is encoded by the coding sequence TTGAAACCGTTGGTCGTCGCGCTGTTGCTGGCTTCGCCATGGGTGAGTGGCCGCGTCTACGCCGCCTGCACGCCGGCCAATCCGGCAGCGGGAGCCACCGTGACCTGCAGCGGAGCCGCCAATCCCCTTGCCCCCAGCTATTCGACCGCGGCGAACAACCTCACGGTAAACGTGCTGCCGGGAGCAAGCACTGGCGTGCTGCTGGGCCTCGGGGGCACGGCGATGAGGCTCACCGGCAACAACACCACGCTCAACAACTCGGGCACCATCGATCCCAGCTTGCTGGGACTGCTCAGCCTGCTGTCCTCCGGCACGGTGGTTGGAAACAGCGCTGCCAGCACGGTCAACATCGTCAACGCATCCACTGGCGTGATGAATGGCACGTCCGGTTTGCTCGGGGTGAGTATCAACGGCCTCACCGGCATGGCGCTCGCCGCGCAGAACGGGACCGGCGGCACGACCAACATAAGGAACGACGGCGCGATCGGCGGGGCTGCTCTCCTCGGTGTCACGCTGGTGCCGTCGGACATTCCGGTGGTCGCGGCGTATGGCGGCGGGCAGGTGAACTTCGTCAATACCGGCACGATCAACGGACGTATCGGTTTCGAGGCCTCGGGCACGCCGGGGGCAGGCAACACCTTCGCCAACGCCGGCACGATCAATGGTGGCGTGTCGATGGGCATCGACAGCACCAATACCTTCACCGCGGTGTCCGGTTCGTCGGTGAACCTCGCGGGCGGTATAGGACTGAGCCTGGACGTCCTGGGCCTTGTGGGCGTAACCCTGGGCTTCGCTCCGACCGGAGTGGTCGACGGCGGTGCAGGAGGCAGCAATACGCTCGTGCTGCAGAACGTACTGCCCTCGTCGGGTACGGGCAGCGGCACAGGCGGTGTCGTGACGACGCTCTCCAGCGGGACGTATATCAACTTCCAGCATTTGCTGGTCAATAGCGGCACATGGAACCTGCAAGGCCCGTTGGTAAGCGGCGATGCCACGCTCAACGGCGGCCTCGTCAATTTCAACAATGGCGGCGTGTTCGGCAGCGGCGCCGTCAGTGCGAACGGCGGTGCGATCGGTGCCAGTGCCGCGGGGATCACCCTGGCCAACGACTTCACGCTGGGCACCGGCGGGCTGATCACGACCGGCAGCGGCAGCTTCGTCTTGTCGGGCACGCTGTCGGGTACGGGCGGACTGACCAAGCTCGGCGCCGGGACGCTGACCTTGACCGGCCCGAACAGTTATACCGGCGTCACGGCGATCGATGCCGGCGTGCTCGCGCTCGGTGCCGGCAGCAGCATCGCCGCATCGAGCGGTGTCGCACTCGCCTCGGGCGGTGCCCTGGATCTTTCCGCGGCCGGCAATCAAACGCTTGGACTGCTCAGCGGTGCGGCGGGCAGCGTGAACCTTGGCGCCAACACGCTGATGTTGAATGGCTCGGGCAGCGGCACATTCGGCGGCGTGTTGTCCGGTAGCGGTGCGCTGGTGATGGACGGTACCGGGACGCAGACGCTGACGGGTGCCAATCTGTACAGCGGCGGCACCACGATCCAGAGCGGCACGCTGGCCGTAGGCGCAGGCGGTTCGTTGGCCTCGGGCACGCCGGTCACGGTGAACGGCGGGACGTTCGATCTTTCCGCCGCCGGGGACCAGACCATCGCCCAGCTCGAAGGCACGGGCGGCCAGGTGCAGCTGGGTGGCGGCAGCACCTTGACGCTCGCCGGAGGCAGCTACGCCGGAAACATCGCCGGCAGCGGCGGCCTGGTGAAGACGGGCACGGGCACGCTATCGCTCGACGGCAACAACAGCTACAGCGGACCGACGCAAGTCGTGTCCGGCGGCATGCTGATCGGCAGCGACGCCGCCCACAGCAGCGCGGGCGTGCAGAGCGATATCACAGTGGCGTCCACGGGATCGTTGGGCGGCTTCGGACATGTCGACGGCAACGTCGATGTGCTCGCCGGCGGCCATCTCGCTCCCGGTGCGCCGGCCGGTGTGTTCACCGTCAACGGCAACCTCATCATGGAGCAAGGCAGCCAGCTCGATGCGCAGTTCGGTGCGCCGGGCCCCGACTTCAATACGCCCGGCGTGGGTCACAGCACCCAGGTGAACGGCGATCTCACCTTGAACGGCGCGATGGTCAACCCGGTCGATGCCGGCGGTTTCGGCCCCGGCCTGTACAACCTGTTCAATTACACGGGCAGTCTGACCCAGGCCGGTGGTGGCATCACCGCGCCCACCGGTTACGCCATCCAGAATCTCGTGGGCACAAAGAAGATCAACCTGGTCAACGCGCTGGGCATCGATCTCAACATCTGGAACGCCAACGGGTTGGCCGGGCCCACGCAGATGGGGGGCGGCAGCGGCGTGTGGTCGCAGGCCAACGCCAACTGGACGGATGCCACCGGCAGCCTCACCGCCTTGCGCTCGCCCGCCGATGCCTTCGTGATCTTCGGCGGCGCGGCAGGCGTGGTCACCGTGGACGATGCCGGTGGCGCGCAGCCGGTGACCACGCAGGGCATCCAGTTCGCCAACGATGGTTATCGCCTCGACGGTGACGCACTGGGCCTGGTCGCGCCATCCGCCGGTGCCTATAGCGAGCTGCGCGTGGGTGACGGCAGCGCGGCGAGCACAGGATGGACCGCCACCATCGACAACGTGCTCACCGGCAATGGCATCCAGAAGACCGGCGCGGGCACCCTGGTCCTCAACGGCACCAACACCTATACCGGGGGAACGCAGCTGGCGGAGGGCACGCTTTCGCTATCGTCGGATGCGAACCTCGGCGATCCGGGCAACGCCATCGACTTCGAAGGCGGCATCCTGCAGGTTTCCGGTACGGCATATAACGGCACGCCGCGCGCCATCGTGTTCGGCCCGGCCGGGGGCGGATTCGATATCGCGGACGCGGCCAACACATTCACCGTGACCCAGCCGCTCGCCGGTACCGGTGCATTGACCAAGCTGGGCGATGGCACGCTGGTACTCACCGGCACCAACACGTACAGCGGCGGCACCACGGTGAACGACGGCACGCTGATCCTCGGCGCGGGAGGAAGCCTCGCCGCGGGCAGTGGGGTGACCGTGAATGGCAACGGTGTACTGGACGTCTCCGCCGCGGGCAGCCAGACCTTCGGCACACTCGACGGCGATGGTCAGGTGCAGCTTGGCGGGGCCACCCTGGCCGTGGGTGCGGGCACATACGGCGGGACGATTGTGGGCGGCGGCGGGGTGGACAAGACCGGCAGCGGCACGCTCACACTCAACGGCATCGACACATACAGTGGACCGACGCAGGTCCTGGGCGGCACGTTGCTCGTGGGCGACGCGACACATGCAACCGCCAGCGTGCAAAGCGACATCATCGTGGCAAGTACTGGCGTACTCGGCGGCTTCGGCTCGGTCAATGGCAATGTCGACGTGCAGGCAGGCGGTCATCTCGCGCCGGGCAATCCCACGGGTTCCTTCAACGTCAACGGTAACCTGCTTGCCGAGCAGGGAAGCCAGTTCGATTTCTGGTTCGGCACGCCGGGACCCGACAGCACGACACCGGGGCAAGGCCACAACGTGCAGGTCAACGGCGACCTGACGCTCGATGGTGCCACCCTGGTTCCCTATGACGCGGGCGGTTTCGGTCCGGGGCTGTACAACCTGTTCAATTACACAGGCAGCCTGACCCAAGCCAACGGCGGCATCATCCCGCCAAGCAGCGGCTACACCATCCAGTACCTGACCGGAAGCAAGCAGGTGAACCTGGTCGCCAGCGCCGGCATGGCACTGAACTTCTGGAACGCCAATGGCCTGGCTTCCTCCACGCAACTGGGTGGCGGCAGCGGTACATGGGCGCAGGCCAACGCCAACTGGGCCAACGCCGACGGCTCCGCCACCGGCGTGCGCGTGCCCGCCAACGCGTTCGCGATCTTCGCCGGCGCGCCAGGTACGGTGACGGTGGACGATGCCGGCGGCGCACTGCCTGTGACCACGCTGGGCATCCAGTTCGCCAGCGACGGTTACCTGCTCGACGGCGACACACTGACACTGGACGGCAGCACGCAGCATCCATTGAGCGAGATCCGCGTGGGCGACGGCAGCGCTGCCAGTGCCGGCTGGGTTGCCACCATCGACAGCACGCTTTCCGGCGCCGGCATCGACAAGACGGGGCTGGGCACACTGGTGCTCAACGGTGCGAACACGTACACCCAGTCGACGCAGATTTCGCAGGGTACGCTGTCCGTGTCGTCCGATGCGAGCCTGGGCGCTCCCACGGCCGGCATCGATATCGAGGGTGGCACCTTGCAGGTCACGGGTACCGCCTTCAGCGGCACGACTCGCGCCATCACGCTGGGCGCGACCGGTGGCGGTCTGGACATCGCCGATGCCGGGAATACCTTCACGTTGTCGCAGGCATTGAGCGGCAGCGGTGGCGTGACCAAGCTCGGTGCCGGCACGTTAGTCCTCACGGGCGCCAATACCTATGGCGGCGGCACCATCGTCAACGCCGGCACGTTGGCAGGGAACAGCACGAGCCTGCGCGGGGCAATTGCCGACAACGGTGTACTGGTATTCGACCAGGCGACCGACGGTATCTTCCAAGGCAACGTCACCGGCGCGGGCCAGCTGATCAAGACCGGGCAGGGCGCCTTGACCTTGAACGATCTCAATGCCTTCACCGGCGCCACATCGGTGGAACAGGGCACCCTGCAAGTCGGCGACACGTCGACAAGCGCGGCCACGCTGGGAGGCGATGTCGCGGTGGGCTCGGGCGGCACGTTGACGGGACAGGGCACCATCGACGGCAGCCTGATCAACGACGGTGTACTGCATCCGGGCGGCACCGGCGCGGTAGGCGTGCTCAACGTCAACGACAACTACACCCAAGGCGTCGACGGGACGTTCGCCGTCACTCTGGCGGCCAACGGTGCGGGAAGCCAACTGATGGTGAACGGCAGCGCCACACTCGCGGGCAGCGCGTTGCTGTTCCTCCCTTCGGCAGGCTGGCAGCCTGGCACCGGCTACCGCATCCTCACCGCGACCGGCGGCGTCAGCGGCGAATTCGGCAGTGTCGCCTCCAACTTCGCGTTCGTCACGCCGACCCTGAGCTATGACGCCACCAGCGTGAGCGTGCTCCTGGCGCGGAATGCCAACACCTTCCCCTCGGTGGCCGAGACGGCCAATGGAAGGGCCGTGGCCGAGGCCACGGAGGCACTGGGTCCCGGCAATCCATTGTTCGACCTGGTGGTCGTGCTCGATCGCACCACCGCGGCAGCCGCGTTCCAGCAGTTGCAGGCAGACATCCATGCCAGCACGCGCACGGCCCTGCTCGATAGCGACCGTTACGTGCGCGAGGCCATCAACGCCCATCTCGCTGGAACGTCCAGCCGGGCCGGCACCCATGAGGCGGCCGACCGTGACGGCGGGTCGGTGTGGACGTCCGCCTGGGGTCATTGGGGACGCTACGACAGCGACGGCAACGCGTCGGAACTCTCGGCGAACGGCAGCGGCATCGTGGTGGGCACGGACACCAGCGTGGGCAGCGATGCGCGCGTGGGTGGACTGCTCGGCAGGGGCCAAGGCACCGCACGCAGCACCACTCCCGCCGTTTCGGCACATCACGTGGACAACTACGCCGGCCTCTACGCCGACATGCGATCCGATGCCTTCCACCTGCAGGCCGCGGCGATCTATGGGTGGCAAAAAGTGAGGACCCGTCGCTCGATCGCCTTCGCCGACTTCCGAAGCACCACCAGCGCACGATATGACGCCAACACGGCGCAGGCTTATGTCGATGGCAGCTATGAGATCGGTATGGGGCGCTCCACGCTCGCGCCGTTCGTCAACATCGCCTATGACCGACTGACGACCGATGCGATCAAGGAGCGCGACAGCATCGCCGCGTTCGAGGTCAAAGGACAGAGCAGTTCCGTGACGGTCGGTACCTTGGGCGCGCGCGGCAGCCTACAGCTTGGTGACCGCGGCGACATACGCGCGACCTTCAGCCTTGGCTGGCAGCATGCATGGGGAGATGTCACTCCGGTGGAGACGATGCGTTTCGCCGCGGGCGGTCCGTCATTCAACATCGGCGGCGTACCGGTGGCCAGGAACGCGGCGGCCGTCAACGGCGGCATCAGCTTCGCCGTGGCGCCCGGCGTCGCGATCGACGCCACCTACAGCGGCCAGTTCGCCGGCGATGTGAAAGACCAGGCCGCGCGCGTCGCCCTTGCCTGGGCGTTCTAG